Sequence from the Cuniculiplasma divulgatum genome:
CACCGGCTGGGGATAAGCTCTCTATGAGAACAAAGAAAGGAGCAGTCATTAGAACTTTAGTCGTTGCCTCTAGAATATTTACTGGTTCTGTAAAAATTCCAAGCATTACTATTTGTCTATTCAAGAGGTGGTTCTTCTGATATGATGGCATTAAAAGAACTTAAGAAAAACCTCTCCTGCTTCTCCAACCTGATGCTCCCACTTTTCAAAACTTTGAGTATCTATATCTTCAAGTCCAAGGTATGCAACCAACATAATTTTCCTCCGACTTCCCCCAAGTTTCTTTAGTCTCGAAATATCTTCATTTATTCCATTCAGACCGTCTCTTATCTTTCGAAGCATACCCTTCTTAGTCAGAGAGAGCACAGTCTTAATCTCGATGCAATATTCCTCTTTATTCTGATCATCGTAATAGCGGATATCCATCCTCTTTCGCCCATCCGGATAGGATGATTCTACCTCCAGATTTTCTACTTTTAAGTTTTTTTCCAAAAGATGATGAAAAACTAAAGCAGTGAAGGTTGACTCAAATGGATATATATTCTCATCATTCTTGTTATCTTCATGTCTCTTTTTAACTATTTTCCTCAGCTCACATGTGGCATTTTCTGCCGCTTCCTTAAGTTTGCCCTCAAAGTCAGAGTCCTTCATAAACGTTCAATGGACAAAACTTTCCAGACTAATAAATTTAAGGAAGGAAAAATATTATGGAATAATGAAGAGGGTGAGGGTTAAGACCCACCTCACTTAAATATGCTACAACCCTGTAGCGGAAAGATTTCTTGACGGGACATCGTAGGCGATGATAATTCACGAGAAAATAAAAGTGAAAAGGCTATGAAATACATCATTTTTCACCATTATCTGGGTAAAATCGGACATTATCAAAATATTGCAAAATTAATTTATGATCGAGCGTTAACTTCTTTTGATGTCAGAGAGTTTTGCTTATCATACGGACCCATAGCGTCCCGAAAGTTGTGTACTTATAAAGGATACCTCTTCTGGAACATTTCCCCGATCTCGTCCTTGCATTTATAGAATCCTCTCAGAGATCTCTGTGACCATGCCTCATTTATCTCAGCCGATCTGAGATAGATGATCTTCATGGCGCTCTCCTCTGATGGCAGAGAATCTATTATCTTTATTCTGCGCCGTATTTCCTTGTTCATGCGTTCTATCAGATTTGTTGAATGTATGGATCTCCTTATGGATTCGGGATAATCATGGTACCTCAACAATATGCCTAGATTCTTCTCCATATTGTATATTGGTCTAGGATACCTTGAGGACCATTTATTCTTGAACTCCGTGAATTGGTTTAATGCTTCCTCCCTTGATCGGGAGAGGAATATTCCCTTGAGATCCGAATCAATCTCATTCCTGTCCTGCACACGTACATGGGATTCAAAATTCCTTGATGCATGTATGGTACACAACTGGAAATCAGCTCTTGGATATAATTGCCTGATCTCCTCCTCTATTCCCGGAAGGCCATCTGCTATGAATAGCAATGGTTCTTCCACTCCTCTTTCATGCAGGTCCATGAGAACATTCCTGTATGCAACATGATTTTCTACAGGATTCATGTAGAATC
This genomic interval carries:
- a CDS encoding IS256 family transposase → MEELDKKISEIVRSTVKEFMESLLKGEIQAFLEEKEGQRNGYYERDIGTRYGKINELRVPRDRDNEFQTALFDRYQRNVGIDDLVVSMYSKGISTRKMAEILEELFHNRYSKSTISRITDITVPEISKWTSRALEKRYIAIFMDAMFFSLRRETVQKECVIFAMGIRESGNYEILGFYMNPVENHVAYRNVLMDLHERGVEEPLLFIADGLPGIEEEIRQLYPRADFQLCTIHASRNFESHVRVQDRNEIDSDLKGIFLSRSREEALNQFTEFKNKWSSRYPRPIYNMEKNLGILLRYHDYPESIRRSIHSTNLIERMNKEIRRRIKIIDSLPSEESAMKIIYLRSAEINEAWSQRSLRGFYKCKDEIGEMFQKRYPL